GCTTCAAGCTTTCGCAGAGCCAATGTTTTGGCACCCGCCCCAGCCAATCCACCCCCGACTCCTTCATCTTCACCTTGGGGTTGAGGCCTTGGGTGACGGCGCGTTGGATGATGGATTTGCGGAGGGCGTCGAGGGTATCGAGCTGCTTCTTTTTCGTCTCCACCGCCCGGTCAATCGCCGCGCACCTCGCGTCCAGATACGTCGCAATCCGCTTCTGCTCGGGGAGCGGCGGGAGTGGGACTGGACAAGTTTTGAAATGTTTTCGCCCGATCGCCCAACGAGTAATACCCGTGGCGTGCATCTCGTAGTGAGCCCGAATGGTTTGGGAAACGTGTAGCCACGAAAGATAGGGGCCAAAGAGATGCCGCTTTTCCGCCCGCAAAATCGCGAGATGATACCCGCATAGCACCCCATCAAGATCTTCCGCCACGAGTGAAGGGATGGCGATGTCGAGAGGGTTTTCGGAGTCCTTCGTTGTGATCACATCTTCCCGTTGGAGAGTGAACTTCGTGATTTCGTGCGGCGTTGCGGATGCCTCCATGAAAGGGATGTCCGCGGTGATTCGGTCGTTCTTGTAAACGTCAACGTAGTTACAAAGAAGCACCGGATCTTCACCGTCCTCAGTCTTTTTATCGACGTTGCTGACGATGATGTCCGCGAACTTACTGAGGCGATCAGACCTCCAGTGTTTGGGGACGAGATCGCGCCAGGTGTCTGGTCTATGTGAGCTGGGCGATTTCATTTAACGAGTCCTTTCAAAAGCCCTTCCGCCTCCTTCTCCAGCGACCAGAACTGCTTGAGTAGGTCATCGGCGGCGGGAGGCGGGGTGTAGCGATAGAAATACTTGTTGGGCAGGATTTCGTAGCCGAGTTGCGGGCGATCCTGCCAGCGAATGATGGGCTTCTCGATTTCTCGTTCGAGGAAGGCGGGGATGTAGTCCTTCGGTTTTCCCTGGGCATCGAAGGGGATGTATTCGTCGTCCTTGATGTAGTGGCGGTGGGTGTAGCTGACTTCCGTTTCCAGCCTATCGAGAGTGGCGGCGGTGAGCTTGCCCATTTCCTCGCCGAAGCGTTTCTCGATCTCCGGCTTGTAGAGTTTCACGAAGCTGTCGTCCGGGTCGAGGGTGAGGTCGAACTCGTGGACCTTCCGGCTCTTCGGGCTGGTGACGCGGATGTGGAGCGTCATCTCGCTGTCGTAGAAATCCTGCTTGGACTTCACGTTGGCGTTCTTGAACTGCACAGGGAAGGGTTCCGTAATGATTGCTGGCTCGTCGTTTTCATCGGTCTGCCAGAAGACGACCTCGACCTTGTGGAAGGCGAAGTCCGCCCTGGTGAAGAAGCGCACGTCGTCATCCGCGAAGCCCTTTTTCCAGCCGCCGTGGTAGCGCTGCTCGATCCACTGGCGGTGGCGCTCGACGATGCGGTTGCGTTTGTTGCCGAAGGATTTGGGTTCCTTTTCGAACTGTTGGCGTCCGTCGATGATCATGATGCGGCCTTTGCGCCCGATGGCGGCGCGGTCGTTGCGCAGTAGCCAGATGTAGGTGTAGATGCCGGTGTTGTAGAACAGCTCGTTGGGCAGCATGACGATGGCGTCGAGCCAGTCGTTTTCGAGAATCCAGCGGCGGATCTCGCTCTCGCCCTCACCGCAATCGCCATTGCTGAGCGGGGAGCCGTTGAAGATGATGGCGGTCTTGCTGAGGCCCTGCTCGGGTTTCTTCTGCTTGGCGAGGATGGTCTGGAGAAAGAGCAGCGAGCCGTCATTCACGGCGGGCATGCCTGCAACGTAGCGGGTTTTGCGGAGTTTTTCGGCCTGATCCTGGTAGCCGTCCTTGCCGCCCCAGGTGACGCCGAAGGGAGGATTGCTGAGCATGTAGTCGAAGTGGTTCGACTTGTCGGTCTCCGGGAACTGGTCGCCGGGTTCCTTGCTCTGTGGATTGTGGGGGATGAGGGAGTTTCCCCAGCAGATGGTGGCCAGCGCTTCTCCCCGGATGAGCGCCTCGGAGCGGGCGATGGCGTAGGTCTCCGCCATGATCTCGGTGCCGTGGAGGGTGATGAATTTCTGCACGTGCTCGCGCTCTTCGTCGGTCTTGGCCTTGTCAAGCAAGTGCTCCTTGGCGACGTAGAGCATGCCGCCGGTGCCGCAGGCAGGATCATAAATGGAGGTATGGCGGTCGGGAATTGGAATTTCCAGCAGCTCGACCATCAGACGAATGACCTCGCGCGGGGTGAAGTGATCCCCGGCGGCCTCGGCGTGGGCTTCCGAGAAGCGCCGGAGCAATTCCTCGTAGATGTAGCCCATCTCCAGGCTGGACAGTTTGTCCGGGCCGAGATCGAGAGTGGAATACTGGTTCAGGATCGGGGCGAGCCGGGCGTTCTTGACCATCTTGCCGATGACGGCGCGGTAGTCGAAGCTCTCAAGGATGTCCTGCACCGTCTCCGAAAAGCCGTTGAGGTAAGCGCGGAAGTTCTTTTCGAGCAGGGTGTGATCCTCCTCGTAGATCTTGCGCAGCGTCCAAGTGGTCGCGTTCGAGAAGCCGGGTGACTGCTTGGGGTTCAGTTCGAGCGCCTTGACGAGTTTCTCCAGCTCCTCGTCGGAGATGGATTTCCGCTTTGAGCGGATTTCCTCGGCCTTCTGCTCACGCCACTTGATCAGCACACATTCGAGGCGGCGGATGGTGATGATGGGGAGGACAACGACCTGATATTCGTGCGCCTTGAATTTGCCGCGCAGGCGCTCAGCCGATTTCCAAATCTCGTCGGCGAGATTCGTGAGGCGGGCTTTGTCGAGATGTGAAGTAGGTTTGGTCATTGATGAATAATCTGAAGAGTTTGTTTGGCGTAGGTGACGAGTTCCCGGGCATCGGTAACGTCGGCAATAACACCAGTGGAACGGTGATGAAAGCGTTTACTGTAGTTGTTGACTTCGTTGAGATCAGTAAGAAGCCCCCGACAAGAGAACAGAGGATCGCCTACTGTGGAACCCTCGATTTCTCCGATCATGGTGCCGAACCAATAGTCTTTGTCAGTCCAGCGCAGGGGGAATTTGAGCTGAAGATATTCTTCCAGAATCGTCCGAAGGATCAACGCGATGCCAGTGAGTTGGTCAGCATAGTCGGCAGGATTGATAACAAAGTCCGCGAGTTTGGTATACTTAATTTCGTAAGCTCGACTCGGCAGCATATCAAGTTCCTTGCATTCCAACGTCGTCCGGTCGGTTAACGGATCGAGCTTGAAGGTGCGGGTGCGTATGCCATGGATCGGAGCAACGGCCCGGGCGAAGTCGAGGTCGTGAGAGAATACAAAGCACTGCTTGGCGGTGCGGGTGATCGCATGGATGCGCTCAATGGTGCGGCTTTGGCGGGAGCGATCCTGACTGTGGAATGGATCGTCGAATACGATGATGCTGTCGGCCAAGCCGGGCTCCTGCTCAACCTTCGCCAGGAAGAAGGCAAGTGCGAGAGCGCTCCGATCTCCTCCGCTAATGGTGTTAGCCAATGATGGACGGGCAGGATCGGCAGCATCGGCAGGTGACGAGGCGATTTTATGTCCGAGGATTTCGATCACCAACTGGCCAGAGGGTTGGCCTCCGGGAAAGGTGACGTAGTTGTTGTCGTTGCCACCGCAGACGATGCGGAAATTGGCGGCGAAGAGGTCAAGCAGTGCATTGATCCGTTCCCCATATTGGGCGAGCAGAGCGTTGGCATGATCACGCAAGGCATTATTGGCAGCCTCCTTGGCTCGCTGGGCAGCTGTCTTAGCGAGCACTGCAGCGTCGTAAGCAGAGTAGGCATCGATCACATCCTGTTGGTGTCGTTCCTTGCTGGCTTCGAGTGATGCCAGGGCTTGTTGAAGCGGCGCAAGATCGATGGTGCCTGCTTCCGCCTTCTTTTGGGTGAGCGTTACGTTGATGGATTGGATGCCAGTGTTGTATCCGTCCAGCGTCACAGCCATGCACTCCCATGCATCGATAGCTTGTTGTTCGGTCGCGGTGATTGTTGTGGCGTTAGCAGGGTCGGCCTGCTTTCGGTCCAACGCCCCGATGATTGCCTGATAGGCGGCTTCATGGGCTTCCAGGACCGTGGCTAGATCGAGATCGGTAGGGAGCGTGAAGGCAAAGCCTGCCGCATCAGCCCACCAAGTGCGTTCGGTCATATGCGAGGTGATAGTCTCACGTATTTGGGTTCTTGCCTCCTCGCCGAAAGCCTGTGTTGTGGTAGTTCTCAGTGTGCTCCGCGACAGCTCTTGAGCTTGGAGTTCTCCCGAGAAGAATGCGTTGTATGCATTGAGGATATCTAAGCCTGTCATGCATTGCCCGCAGTGGGGGCAACCGTCACCTGTTTTAGCTTTGTGCCCTTGTCCTAGCCAATCCAGGCTAAGGCCTGTGGTGTGCGTATGGAGATGCTCTCTGATTTGTTCCTCAGCAACGAGTGCTGCTTGGTCGAGAGTTGAGGACAGGACTTCTGTGAGATTTGTCGGAAGCTGTGCGATGGAAACTGCTGAAAGTTCGGGGCGCTGGCGAATGGCGTCGGCCTTGGATTGCGTTTGTGTTGCGGATGCAAGTGTTTCCCTGGAGGTGGCAATTTGTTGATCAACACCAGTGACTAGAGGAACCATTCGAAATTCCTCAATGCTATCCAACGGGGGGATAAGTCGATTCAAATCACCCTCAGCCTGCTTTGCAGCACTCGAAGCAGTGTTAAGATTTTGCTCGGCTGCATCAAATGCCTGCTTCAACGCTATTGCCTTAGCACCTATCACCAACTCATAAAGATTCCGACGCTGATCAACATTAATGTGATGACCTACCAACACGTTTTCAGCAACGAAACGATCGTCGTAGATGTGAATTTTTGGACTCGCTGCGGCGTTCACCCAAGCGCCATTTTGAAAACGGACTATCGGTTGCGGATGCGTTCCCTCCAAGGCAATCACAATTTCAGGATCATTCCCCGCATCTAGGCGCTTCCGCCCAACAATGTAGGACGATTCTCCCAGAGTCATGGCACGAAGAATATCGCAGAGCGTGCTTTTACCCGCAGCATTACTGGCGAACACAACATTGAGTTCGGCGAAGTCGTGATCCGCGCCGGCGGCACTGCGCAGTTCAATGAAACGACCTACGCGGTTGAGTGTGTTAATACGCTTAATCATGCGGGAAGCGGTTGAAATCGCTGAGTGTCGCGGCCCTTTTTTGGACATTGCTGTATTTTCCTATCAGCGTGA
The sequence above is drawn from the Akkermansiaceae bacterium genome and encodes:
- a CDS encoding SAM-dependent DNA methyltransferase; amino-acid sequence: MTKPTSHLDKARLTNLADEIWKSAERLRGKFKAHEYQVVVLPIITIRRLECVLIKWREQKAEEIRSKRKSISDEELEKLVKALELNPKQSPGFSNATTWTLRKIYEEDHTLLEKNFRAYLNGFSETVQDILESFDYRAVIGKMVKNARLAPILNQYSTLDLGPDKLSSLEMGYIYEELLRRFSEAHAEAAGDHFTPREVIRLMVELLEIPIPDRHTSIYDPACGTGGMLYVAKEHLLDKAKTDEEREHVQKFITLHGTEIMAETYAIARSEALIRGEALATICWGNSLIPHNPQSKEPGDQFPETDKSNHFDYMLSNPPFGVTWGGKDGYQDQAEKLRKTRYVAGMPAVNDGSLLFLQTILAKQKKPEQGLSKTAIIFNGSPLSNGDCGEGESEIRRWILENDWLDAIVMLPNELFYNTGIYTYIWLLRNDRAAIGRKGRIMIIDGRQQFEKEPKSFGNKRNRIVERHRQWIEQRYHGGWKKGFADDDVRFFTRADFAFHKVEVVFWQTDENDEPAIITEPFPVQFKNANVKSKQDFYDSEMTLHIRVTSPKSRKVHEFDLTLDPDDSFVKLYKPEIEKRFGEEMGKLTAATLDRLETEVSYTHRHYIKDDEYIPFDAQGKPKDYIPAFLEREIEKPIIRWQDRPQLGYEILPNKYFYRYTPPPAADDLLKQFWSLEKEAEGLLKGLVK
- a CDS encoding AAA family ATPase; translated protein: MIKRINTLNRVGRFIELRSAAGADHDFAELNVVFASNAAGKSTLCDILRAMTLGESSYIVGRKRLDAGNDPEIVIALEGTHPQPIVRFQNGAWVNAAASPKIHIYDDRFVAENVLVGHHINVDQRRNLYELVIGAKAIALKQAFDAAEQNLNTASSAAKQAEGDLNRLIPPLDSIEEFRMVPLVTGVDQQIATSRETLASATQTQSKADAIRQRPELSAVSIAQLPTNLTEVLSSTLDQAALVAEEQIREHLHTHTTGLSLDWLGQGHKAKTGDGCPHCGQCMTGLDILNAYNAFFSGELQAQELSRSTLRTTTTQAFGEEARTQIRETITSHMTERTWWADAAGFAFTLPTDLDLATVLEAHEAAYQAIIGALDRKQADPANATTITATEQQAIDAWECMAVTLDGYNTGIQSINVTLTQKKAEAGTIDLAPLQQALASLEASKERHQQDVIDAYSAYDAAVLAKTAAQRAKEAANNALRDHANALLAQYGERINALLDLFAANFRIVCGGNDNNYVTFPGGQPSGQLVIEILGHKIASSPADAADPARPSLANTISGGDRSALALAFFLAKVEQEPGLADSIIVFDDPFHSQDRSRQSRTIERIHAITRTAKQCFVFSHDLDFARAVAPIHGIRTRTFKLDPLTDRTTLECKELDMLPSRAYEIKYTKLADFVINPADYADQLTGIALILRTILEEYLQLKFPLRWTDKDYWFGTMIGEIEGSTVGDPLFSCRGLLTDLNEVNNYSKRFHHRSTGVIADVTDARELVTYAKQTLQIIHQ